From the genome of Acidaminococcus sp.:
GTTGGAACAACAATGTATTGAATGGCGGCGCTGGTTCCATCGTCATCCTGAAGTCAGTACAAAAGAAGAGCATACATCGGAAAAGATTTTTGGTATATTATCTGACTTAGGGCTCAATCCTGTGCGCGGCAAAGGTCATTACGGCATTGCGGCGACACTCAAGGGTGACAAACCGGGACCGATGATTGCCCTGCGGGCCGACATGGATGCTTTATCCGTCAAGGAAGAGACAGGGCTGCCTTTTGCTTCTGAAAGTGAAGGCGTGATGCATGCCTGTGGTCATGATGTTCACATGGCGACACTGCTCGAGACGATACTCCGCCTGCTTCGCCGCAAGGACGAAATCGAAGGCAGTATCCGTATCCTTTTTCAGCCTTCGGAAGAACTTTCTCCGACTGGCGGTGCCCGTTATATGATGAATGACGGCTTCCTGAAAGATGTGAAGGGCGTATTTGGCCTGCACGTATGGCCGAATTATCCTGTAGGTAAAATTGGAGTGAAACCGGGAGCTCTTATGGCCGGTTCTGACCGGTTCCGGGTGGAAATCAAAGGCCGCACTTCCCATGCCGGACACCCTCATGAAGGTATCGATGCGATCATGGCAGCGGCAGATTTCCTCGAACAGGTCAACCATATTGTAGCCCGCCGGGTCAGCCCGCTGGATACAGCGACTATCAATATCGGTACGATTCACGGCGGCTCGCGCTACAATGTAGTTCCCAGTTCTGTGGTAATGGAAGGCACTATTCGGACGTTAAACGAGACAACCCGCAATCATATTCCGGAATGGCTCAAAGGGATGCTGGAAGGACTGAAATTATCTGCGGGAGTTGACTATCAATTCGACTACTATCGCGGCTATCCTGTCGTAATGAATTGGCCGGTTCCTGCCAAACTCGTCGCAGATACTGCGCGGGAAGTGCTCGGGGAAGATGCTGTGGAACCCCACGTCAATCCCGACCTGACGGCGGAAGATTTCGGCGTATATCTGACTGAGGTGCCGGGTTCTTTCTTGTGGCTCGGTGTTGGTACTCCGGGAGAGCCCGTCTACGGACTGCATAGTTCAAAATGCTGTCCAAACGAAAAGGCGCTTGTTGTAGGATCCAAATTGATGAGCCAGGTGGCGGTCAATGCACTGAAAGCTTTGAACGCCGGTGCAGATTTCAGTAAGGATATTTAATGCAGATGTCTTGAAATGACGTGCGGTCGGCATCGGAAGTACAAGAGGTGAAGTACATGAAAATTATGGTAATTGGCGGCGGCGGTGTCGGCGGCTACATCACTGCGTATTTAGATAAATATTGTCCCGGGGAAGTTACTTTGGTAGAACGGGGCGAACATAAGGAATATCTGGAAGCCCATGGCCTTTCCGTATACAGCGAGGCACTGGGAGACCGGCATGTGGAGGTTCCCGTATTGGGACAGGCTGCTGATGCAGGTGTACAGGATGTCATCTTCATCTGTGTCAAAGCAGATGCTCTTGGAGAGGCACTCAGAAATATCAAACCGGCAGTAGATGAACATACGATTCTGGTGCCGCTGATGAACGGTGCGGAACATGAAAGATGGATTCGCCGCGTGCTGGATAAAGGAATTGTTGTGGACACTGCTCTCTACATCAATAGTGAAGTGGCATCAGACTATTCCATTCACC
Proteins encoded in this window:
- a CDS encoding amidohydrolase, producing MDVLHMTEEELEQQCIEWRRWFHRHPEVSTKEEHTSEKIFGILSDLGLNPVRGKGHYGIAATLKGDKPGPMIALRADMDALSVKEETGLPFASESEGVMHACGHDVHMATLLETILRLLRRKDEIEGSIRILFQPSEELSPTGGARYMMNDGFLKDVKGVFGLHVWPNYPVGKIGVKPGALMAGSDRFRVEIKGRTSHAGHPHEGIDAIMAAADFLEQVNHIVARRVSPLDTATINIGTIHGGSRYNVVPSSVVMEGTIRTLNETTRNHIPEWLKGMLEGLKLSAGVDYQFDYYRGYPVVMNWPVPAKLVADTAREVLGEDAVEPHVNPDLTAEDFGVYLTEVPGSFLWLGVGTPGEPVYGLHSSKCCPNEKALVVGSKLMSQVAVNALKALNAGADFSKDI